The following proteins are encoded in a genomic region of Tenacibaculum sp. 190524A05c:
- the gldF gene encoding gliding motility-associated ABC transporter permease subunit GldF, with product MKSIFKKEFNSFFASPVAYLVIGVFLLVNGLFLWVLKDNFNILNAGFADLNSFFYIAPWLFLFLIPAITMKSFADEFNTGTLEILKTKPLTDWQIVLGKYTAALFLVIIALLPTLTYVYSIYALGNPVGNLDLGSILGSYFGMLFLASGYCAIGLFTSTLSKNQIVAFILAVFISFFVFYGFDAIANLSGNSGYYIKQFGFNEHFKSISRGVIDSRDIIYFISVSFFFLFLTKKQLDNE from the coding sequence ATGAAATCAATTTTTAAAAAAGAATTCAACTCATTTTTTGCCTCTCCAGTGGCATATTTAGTCATTGGAGTATTTTTATTGGTAAACGGTTTATTTTTATGGGTTTTAAAAGACAACTTTAATATTTTAAATGCTGGTTTTGCAGATTTAAATTCATTCTTTTATATCGCTCCATGGTTGTTTTTGTTTTTAATTCCTGCCATTACTATGAAGAGTTTTGCAGATGAATTTAATACTGGAACACTAGAAATTTTAAAGACCAAACCTTTAACCGATTGGCAAATTGTTTTGGGCAAATATACTGCTGCTCTATTTTTAGTAATTATTGCTCTTTTACCAACGCTAACTTATGTATACTCTATTTATGCTTTAGGAAATCCTGTTGGGAATTTAGATTTAGGAAGTATTCTTGGTTCGTATTTTGGAATGTTATTCTTAGCTTCTGGATATTGCGCCATTGGATTATTTACTTCTACTCTATCTAAAAATCAAATCGTAGCATTTATTCTTGCAGTATTTATTTCCTTTTTTGTTTTCTACGGATTCGATGCCATTGCAAACTTATCAGGAAATTCAGGTTATTACATTAAACAATTTGGGTTTAACGAACATTTTAAAAGTATAAGTCGTGGTGTAATTGATTCAAGAGACATTATTTACTTTATAAGCGTGAGTTTTTTCTTTTTATTTCTAACCAAAAAACAATTAGACAATGAGTAA
- a CDS encoding outer membrane beta-barrel protein, producing the protein MKIKTLQLLFVVMTITSSFAQTEKGKFLIGLNTPLSFSSSSSRIINSSSGSSFENDSTTSFSFSPQIGYSIIDNLFLGLDLSLSFSNSENDVSERNSTAFVVSPFVKYYYPVNNDFNFFGQFKYGVGRSSSKLESIGFIDPSFPTVTESENNIEELLLGVGVGYFVHEILNIELSINYQNTFYDSFANFSGDHLAIDTFSASIGFSLFL; encoded by the coding sequence ATGAAAATTAAAACTCTACAATTGCTATTTGTAGTGATGACTATCACGTCATCTTTTGCACAAACAGAAAAAGGAAAATTTTTAATCGGATTAAATACACCATTATCTTTTTCAAGTAGTTCTTCTCGAATTATAAATAGTTCTTCAGGTTCTAGCTTTGAAAATGATTCAACTACTTCTTTTAGCTTTTCTCCTCAAATTGGTTATTCTATTATTGACAACTTATTTCTTGGATTAGATTTATCCTTATCTTTTTCTAATTCAGAAAATGATGTATCTGAAAGAAATTCAACTGCATTTGTAGTTTCTCCTTTTGTTAAATATTATTATCCTGTAAATAATGATTTTAACTTTTTCGGACAATTTAAATATGGTGTTGGGCGTTCTAGTTCGAAATTAGAAAGTATTGGATTTATTGACCCTTCGTTTCCTACTGTTACCGAATCGGAAAATAATATTGAAGAACTCCTTTTAGGTGTAGGAGTAGGTTATTTTGTTCATGAAATATTAAACATAGAGCTATCAATTAATTATCAAAATACATTTTATGATAGCTTTGCTAATTTTAGCGGAGATCATTTGGCTATTGACACATTTAGTGCATCCATTGGATTTTCTTTATTTTTATAA
- a CDS encoding antibiotic biosynthesis monooxygenase family protein — MFVRIVKMSFQPDKIPTFLENFDKKKEFIRNFPGCRLLELYRDKTNPSIFFTYSYWDKEEDLENYRHSELFQNIWAETKVFFNDKPLAWSVDKVVSLP; from the coding sequence ATGTTTGTACGCATTGTTAAAATGAGTTTTCAACCCGATAAAATTCCAACTTTTCTAGAAAACTTTGACAAGAAGAAAGAATTTATACGAAACTTTCCTGGGTGCCGATTACTAGAGTTATACAGAGATAAAACAAATCCAAGCATATTTTTCACTTATAGTTATTGGGATAAAGAAGAAGATTTAGAAAACTACAGACACTCAGAATTATTCCAAAATATTTGGGCTGAAACCAAAGTGTTTTTTAACGATAAGCCACTCGCTTGGAGTGTAGATAAAGTTGTAAGTTTGCCCTAA
- a CDS encoding SAM-dependent chlorinase/fluorinase, whose product MALITLTTDFGLKDHFVGAVKGAIYSELPEANIVDITHEITPFNIAETAYILKNAYKSFPKGTIHIVGVDSELSSQNKHIALLLDEHYFICPDNGIISMIASEINPSKIVEINIHNHIESSFPVLDVFVKVASFIARGGKLDVVGKEISTFKKMVEIQPKVNQEKTIIVGGVIYIDNYGNVISNISKKMFVEIGKDRPFKVTARRYTFDKIHNQYNEIVNFESSDIRQFDGKKLALFNSANYLEIAIYRSNLKTVGGASTLLGLDYRDRITIEFTNPSTPDFTTI is encoded by the coding sequence ATGGCGCTTATTACTTTAACTACCGATTTTGGCCTTAAGGATCATTTTGTTGGTGCTGTTAAAGGAGCAATATATTCGGAATTGCCAGAAGCTAATATTGTTGATATTACTCATGAAATTACTCCATTTAATATTGCAGAAACTGCTTACATTTTAAAAAACGCTTACAAAAGTTTTCCTAAAGGAACTATTCATATCGTAGGAGTTGATTCTGAATTAAGTAGTCAAAATAAACACATCGCTTTATTGCTGGATGAGCATTATTTTATTTGTCCAGATAACGGAATTATATCTATGATTGCTTCCGAAATTAATCCATCTAAGATTGTTGAAATTAATATTCACAATCATATAGAAAGTAGCTTTCCTGTTTTAGATGTTTTTGTAAAAGTAGCCAGTTTTATTGCTAGAGGCGGAAAACTTGATGTAGTTGGAAAAGAAATTAGCACTTTCAAAAAAATGGTTGAAATTCAACCAAAGGTTAACCAAGAAAAAACAATTATTGTTGGTGGTGTTATTTACATTGATAATTATGGGAATGTAATTAGTAATATCAGCAAAAAAATGTTTGTAGAAATCGGAAAAGACAGACCATTTAAGGTTACTGCCAGACGATATACATTCGATAAAATTCATAATCAGTATAACGAAATTGTAAATTTCGAATCTTCTGATATACGACAGTTTGATGGTAAAAAGTTAGCTTTATTTAATTCTGCAAATTATTTAGAAATTGCTATTTACAGAAGTAATTTAAAAACGGTTGGAGGAGCTTCAACCTTACTAGGTTTAGATTACAGAGATAGAATAACCATAGAATTTACAAATCCTAGTACTCCAGATTTTACTACAATTTAA
- a CDS encoding PhoH family protein: protein MNERVIELTEINPKEFFGAQNSTISLLKTYFPKIKIVARGNKLKIYGDPEILDEFEIRLERLIKYYNRYNKLDENSIERILTSNGKEDEERKFGDKSDVLVHGVSGKTIKPQTENQRKMVQLMRDNDLLFAVGPAGTGKTYTAVALAVKALKEKDVRRIILTRPAVESGENLGFLPGDLKEKLDPYMQPLYDALRDMIPSEKLQVYLENGTIQIAPLAFMRGRTLDNAFVILDEAQNTTHAQMKMFLTRMGRNAKFVITGDPGQIDLPRKQVSGLKEALLALKSIEGVGQIYLDDKDVVRHRLVKKIIKAYKSIETE from the coding sequence TTGAACGAAAGAGTAATTGAACTTACAGAAATCAATCCTAAAGAATTCTTTGGTGCACAAAACAGCACTATCTCCCTATTAAAAACTTATTTTCCTAAAATCAAGATTGTTGCCCGAGGTAATAAACTGAAAATCTATGGTGATCCTGAAATTTTAGATGAGTTTGAAATTCGTTTGGAAAGATTAATAAAGTACTATAATAGATATAACAAGTTAGACGAAAATAGCATTGAAAGAATTTTAACGTCTAACGGAAAAGAGGATGAGGAAAGAAAATTTGGTGATAAGAGTGATGTTTTAGTTCACGGCGTAAGTGGAAAAACCATTAAACCACAAACTGAAAACCAACGTAAAATGGTGCAACTCATGCGAGATAATGATTTGCTATTTGCTGTTGGTCCTGCTGGAACTGGAAAAACGTATACCGCTGTAGCTTTAGCTGTAAAAGCTTTAAAAGAAAAAGACGTTAGAAGAATTATCTTAACGAGGCCAGCAGTAGAGTCTGGTGAAAATTTAGGGTTTTTACCTGGTGATCTAAAGGAAAAGTTAGATCCATATATGCAACCGTTGTATGATGCATTGCGTGATATGATTCCTTCTGAAAAATTACAAGTTTACCTTGAAAACGGAACAATTCAAATTGCTCCTTTAGCATTTATGCGTGGTAGAACTTTAGATAATGCTTTTGTAATTCTAGATGAAGCACAAAATACAACTCATGCGCAAATGAAAATGTTTTTAACTCGTATGGGAAGGAATGCTAAGTTTGTAATTACAGGAGATCCGGGTCAGATTGATTTACCAAGAAAACAAGTTTCCGGATTAAAAGAAGCGCTACTTGCACTTAAAAGTATTGAAGGAGTAGGACAAATCTATTTAGATGATAAAGATGTTGTACGTCATAGATTGGTAAAGAAAATTATCAAAGCTTATAAGAGTATTGAAACCGAATAA
- a CDS encoding phosphoribosylaminoimidazolesuccinocarboxamide synthase encodes MNTINETNFNFPGQKSVYKGKVREVYNINDEELVMIASDRLSAFDVIMPRQIPFKGQILNQIATKMMNDTADIVPNWLVANPDENVAVGYLCEPFKVEMVIRGYLSGHAAREYKAGKRMLCGAAMAEGMKENDKFPEPIITPSTKADNGEHDEDISREEILAKGIVSEEDYLILEDYTRKLFARGTEIAAQRGLILVDTKYEFGKTKDGKIVLIDEIHTPDSSRYFYADGYAERQEKGEKQKQLSKEFVRQWLIENGFQGKEGQQIPEMSDDKIEEISNRYIELYEQITGEQFVKANTENILNRIESNVTNYLNK; translated from the coding sequence ATGAATACAATTAACGAAACAAACTTCAATTTCCCAGGACAAAAGTCGGTTTACAAAGGGAAAGTGAGAGAGGTGTATAATATAAATGACGAGGAATTAGTAATGATTGCTTCTGATCGTTTATCAGCTTTCGATGTAATTATGCCTCGCCAAATTCCATTCAAAGGACAAATTTTAAATCAAATTGCAACAAAAATGATGAATGATACTGCTGATATTGTTCCAAATTGGTTAGTTGCAAATCCTGATGAAAATGTAGCTGTGGGATATTTATGTGAGCCTTTTAAAGTAGAAATGGTAATTCGCGGATATTTATCAGGTCACGCCGCTCGTGAATATAAAGCAGGAAAAAGAATGTTATGTGGTGCTGCAATGGCAGAAGGAATGAAGGAGAATGATAAATTTCCAGAGCCTATTATCACACCATCTACTAAAGCCGATAATGGAGAACATGATGAGGATATTTCTAGAGAAGAAATCCTTGCAAAAGGAATTGTTTCGGAAGAAGATTATTTAATTTTAGAAGATTATACTAGAAAATTATTCGCTCGTGGAACTGAAATTGCTGCTCAAAGAGGATTAATCTTAGTAGATACTAAATATGAATTTGGTAAAACTAAAGATGGAAAAATTGTACTGATTGATGAGATCCATACACCAGATTCATCTCGTTATTTTTATGCAGATGGTTATGCTGAAAGACAAGAAAAAGGAGAGAAGCAAAAACAGTTATCGAAAGAGTTTGTGCGCCAATGGTTGATTGAAAATGGATTTCAAGGAAAAGAAGGCCAGCAAATTCCAGAGATGAGTGATGACAAGATTGAAGAAATCTCTAATCGTTATATAGAATTGTACGAACAGATTACGGGAGAACAGTTTGTAAAAGCGAATACTGAGAATATTTTGAATCGAATAGAAAGTAACGTTACAAACTATTTGAATAAGTAA
- a CDS encoding fasciclin domain-containing protein yields the protein MKFKNLALLLLITFSTITVYGNNISTDPINDKKKEKAKETIVGVAASNDNFTTLVAAVKAANLVDVLNGDGPFTVFAPTNDAFGKLPEGTVYSLLKPENKKILTAVLTYHVVAGKFDAKAVVKAIKANNGKFVIKTVQGNSLTAMIKDGNVLLKDAKGNVSKVIMTDVEASNGIIHAIDTVVMPQ from the coding sequence ATGAAATTCAAAAACTTAGCACTACTATTATTAATTACTTTTTCTACAATAACTGTATACGGAAATAACATATCAACTGATCCAATTAACGATAAAAAGAAAGAAAAAGCTAAAGAAACAATTGTTGGTGTTGCAGCTTCAAACGACAATTTCACAACTCTAGTAGCAGCAGTTAAAGCAGCTAACTTAGTTGATGTACTTAACGGAGATGGACCATTTACTGTATTTGCTCCAACAAACGATGCTTTTGGAAAATTACCAGAAGGAACGGTGTATTCTTTACTAAAGCCAGAAAACAAAAAGATCTTAACTGCGGTATTAACTTATCATGTAGTTGCAGGGAAATTTGACGCAAAAGCTGTAGTAAAAGCAATTAAAGCAAACAATGGAAAATTTGTTATTAAAACAGTTCAAGGAAATAGCTTAACTGCAATGATTAAAGACGGAAATGTACTTTTAAAAGATGCAAAAGGGAATGTTTCGAAAGTAATTATGACAGATGTTGAAGCGAGTAATGGAATTATTCACGCTATTGATACTGTTGTGATGCCTCAATAA
- a CDS encoding glyoxalase gives MPSKKDIRPVLNLNSSGATEAFQNITLRPILKLQHSIIILMFKSWAVKHKIRLSSITLEGLKEILEKSLSKNNAIKNQLLGITIGHFTDEEYETYALNSSEYNKRIFTMIKQRLFDSFEEIKNITE, from the coding sequence ATGCCGTCAAAAAAAGATATTCGTCCAGTCCTTAATCTGAACTCTTCGGGAGCAACTGAAGCATTTCAGAATATTACATTACGTCCCATTCTTAAGTTGCAACACTCCATTATTATTTTAATGTTTAAAAGTTGGGCGGTGAAACATAAAATAAGATTATCCTCTATTACTCTGGAAGGTTTGAAGGAAATATTGGAGAAGTCTCTTTCAAAAAATAATGCGATCAAGAATCAATTATTAGGAATTACAATTGGTCATTTTACAGATGAAGAATATGAAACTTATGCATTAAATTCATCTGAATACAATAAAAGGATATTCACGATGATAAAGCAAAGACTTTTTGATAGTTTTGAAGAAATCAAGAATATTACTGAATAA
- the acs gene encoding acetate--CoA ligase, producing MSNYHIKNLEEYFQVYRKSVRNPENFWEEIAEEHFLWRKRWNKVLDWDFTKPEVKWFEGAKLNITENCIDRHLVTRGNKTAILFEPNNSEEEAQHITYNDLHKRVNKFANVLKSKGIKKGDRVCIYLPMIPELAISVLACARIGAIHSVVFAGFSSNALATRINDSECKMVITSDGSYRGNKTIDLKGIVDEALKECPTIENVLVVKRINSDIQIKEGRDTWLEPLLNEASEECQAEIMDAEDPLFILYTSGSTGKPKGMLHTTAGYMVYTAYTFKNVFQYREDDVYWCTADIGWITGHSYIVYGPLANGGTTVMFEGVPSYPDYGRFWEIVEKHKVNQFYTAPTAIRALAKEGLSHVENHDLSSLKILGTVGEPINEEAWHWYDDNIGKRKSPIVDTWWQTETGGIMITPIPFSTPTKPTYATLPFPGIQPALMDAEGNEIKGNQVEGRLCIKFPWPSMARTIWGNHQRYKDTYFSSFENKYFTGDGALRDEVGYYRITGRVDDVIIVSGHNLGTAPIEDAINEHPAVAESAIVGFPHDIKGNALYGYVILKDTGESRNQENVRKEINQIITEQIGPIAKLDKIQFTQGLPKTRSGKIMRRILRKIASKDISNLGDTSTLLNPEVVQGIIDEAL from the coding sequence ATGAGTAATTACCATATCAAAAATCTAGAAGAATATTTTCAAGTATACAGAAAATCAGTAAGAAATCCAGAGAATTTTTGGGAAGAAATTGCTGAGGAACATTTCCTATGGAGAAAACGATGGAATAAAGTTTTAGATTGGGATTTTACCAAACCTGAAGTAAAATGGTTTGAAGGCGCTAAATTAAATATTACTGAAAATTGTATCGATAGACATCTAGTGACTCGAGGGAATAAAACCGCAATTTTATTCGAACCTAATAATTCAGAGGAGGAAGCACAACATATCACTTATAATGATTTACACAAACGAGTTAATAAGTTTGCTAACGTATTAAAAAGCAAAGGAATTAAAAAAGGAGATAGAGTTTGTATTTATCTTCCAATGATTCCAGAATTGGCAATTTCTGTTTTGGCTTGTGCTAGAATAGGAGCAATTCATTCTGTTGTATTTGCTGGATTTTCTTCTAATGCATTAGCCACGAGAATTAATGATTCTGAGTGTAAAATGGTAATTACTTCAGATGGATCTTACCGAGGAAATAAAACAATTGATTTAAAAGGGATTGTAGACGAAGCTTTAAAAGAATGTCCAACAATAGAGAATGTATTGGTTGTGAAAAGAATAAATTCTGATATCCAAATTAAGGAAGGAAGAGATACTTGGTTAGAACCATTATTAAATGAAGCTTCAGAAGAATGTCAAGCAGAAATTATGGATGCTGAAGATCCACTATTCATATTATACACATCAGGATCTACAGGTAAACCTAAAGGAATGTTGCATACAACTGCGGGTTACATGGTGTATACAGCATATACTTTTAAAAATGTTTTTCAGTATAGAGAGGATGATGTGTATTGGTGTACTGCAGATATAGGTTGGATTACTGGGCATAGTTATATTGTTTACGGACCATTAGCGAACGGAGGGACAACCGTTATGTTTGAAGGTGTTCCTAGCTATCCTGATTATGGTCGCTTTTGGGAAATTGTTGAAAAGCATAAGGTGAACCAATTTTACACAGCACCAACTGCAATTAGAGCCTTAGCTAAAGAAGGATTATCTCATGTTGAAAATCACGATTTATCTTCTCTTAAAATATTAGGAACAGTGGGAGAACCAATTAATGAAGAGGCTTGGCATTGGTATGATGATAATATAGGTAAACGTAAAAGCCCGATTGTAGATACGTGGTGGCAAACAGAAACAGGAGGAATTATGATTACGCCAATTCCTTTTTCAACTCCAACCAAACCAACATATGCAACTTTGCCATTTCCAGGAATTCAACCGGCTTTAATGGATGCTGAAGGAAATGAAATTAAAGGAAATCAAGTAGAAGGAAGGTTGTGTATTAAGTTTCCATGGCCATCTATGGCAAGAACTATTTGGGGAAATCATCAACGATATAAAGACACGTATTTCTCAAGTTTTGAAAACAAATATTTTACAGGAGATGGTGCTTTACGAGATGAAGTTGGTTATTATAGAATCACAGGAAGAGTAGACGATGTAATTATTGTTTCTGGACATAACCTTGGAACAGCTCCGATAGAAGATGCAATAAATGAACATCCTGCTGTTGCTGAATCTGCAATTGTAGGTTTCCCTCATGATATAAAAGGAAATGCATTGTATGGTTATGTGATTTTAAAAGATACTGGAGAATCGCGAAATCAGGAGAATGTTAGAAAGGAAATCAATCAGATTATTACTGAACAAATCGGACCTATTGCAAAACTGGATAAAATACAATTTACGCAAGGTTTACCTAAAACACGTTCAGGTAAAATTATGAGGAGAATTTTACGTAAAATAGCATCAAAAGATATTAGTAATTTAGGTGATACAAGTACGTTACTAAATCCAGAAGTAGTTCAAGGAATTATAGATGAGGCATTATAA
- a CDS encoding (2Fe-2S)-binding protein, whose product MPTYNLKINGELVTVTADSDTPLLWVLRDELNLVGTKFGCGIAQCGACTVHVDGVATRSCQLQVSLLDKEEITTIEGLSKEGNHPLQEAWETVDVPQCGYCQAGQIMTAASFLKENPNPTTSEIREAMHGNLCRCASYNRIEKAVAIAAEKMS is encoded by the coding sequence ATGCCAACCTATAATCTAAAAATCAATGGTGAATTGGTTACTGTCACAGCCGATTCAGATACTCCCTTACTTTGGGTTTTAAGAGACGAATTAAATCTAGTCGGAACTAAATTCGGATGTGGAATTGCACAATGTGGTGCATGTACCGTTCATGTTGATGGTGTTGCCACTAGAAGCTGTCAATTACAAGTTTCTCTTTTAGATAAAGAGGAAATTACTACAATAGAAGGATTGTCAAAAGAAGGAAATCATCCGCTACAGGAAGCTTGGGAAACTGTTGATGTTCCTCAGTGTGGTTATTGTCAAGCAGGACAAATAATGACTGCTGCTTCTTTCTTAAAGGAAAACCCAAATCCAACTACTAGTGAAATTAGAGAAGCCATGCATGGTAATCTATGTAGATGTGCCTCATATAATAGAATTGAAAAAGCTGTAGCAATCGCTGCTGAAAAAATGTCTTAA
- a CDS encoding xanthine dehydrogenase family protein molybdopterin-binding subunit: MSIQENNLRFSRRNFLRTSALASGGLLVGFNLFTACKSEAKPPVDIANLNFNDFNAFIQIADNGYVSIFSPNPEIGQGVKTSMPMIIAEELDVEWDKVNVVQAKYNKKEYTRQVAGGSQSIRFGWDALRQTGATTKQMLINAAAVKWGVDASTCKASKGMITNEKGETLGYGDVVKEAASLEVPENVKLKKPSEYTIIGKDAINVDLRNIVTGKPLFGLDYKAEGMSYASVLRPPAFGQTLVSFDDTEAKKVTGVTQVVKFGDKVAVLGTNTWAAMKGKKALKAEWSSNKDLENTEDHNRILNGILDGKDFEVRRNDGNVASAFKAADKVIERTYHSPFLPHNCLEPMNFYADVTSERVHLVGPIQTPQWTAGRIAKLLNREESEIELEMTRMGGGFGRRLYGDFALEAAEISNLSKKPVKVVFSREDDMTDGIYRPAIKYRIAASLKDGKITGYHLKEAAVNGNMYDLIPNFFPAGCIPNYKVSTKNYQSKITTGAWRAPYTNFLAYAEQSFFDEIAEELGIDPLQLRIDLLQNVKNTTDEKIEYSGQRMENTIKLVEEKSNWKEQKEGVYKGFAAYYSHNTHVAEVAEIEMKDGLPVVKKVVAAVDCGIVVNPTGAINQIQGGVLDGIGHAMYGDFSFKNGKPSKKNFDTYRLIRMNETPQVEVHFVQNELSPTGLGEPGLPPAGGAVANAIYKAMNSRLYSQPFVKELEENKTEVRG; the protein is encoded by the coding sequence ATGAGCATACAAGAAAACAATTTAAGATTCAGTAGAAGAAACTTCTTAAGAACTTCTGCATTGGCCAGTGGAGGATTATTAGTTGGTTTTAATTTATTTACGGCTTGTAAGTCAGAGGCAAAACCACCAGTAGATATTGCAAATTTAAATTTCAATGATTTTAATGCATTTATTCAAATCGCAGATAATGGATATGTTTCAATATTTTCTCCTAATCCAGAAATCGGTCAAGGTGTAAAAACGTCTATGCCTATGATTATTGCAGAAGAATTAGATGTAGAGTGGGATAAAGTAAATGTAGTTCAAGCCAAATACAATAAAAAAGAATATACTCGTCAAGTTGCCGGAGGAAGTCAATCCATAAGGTTTGGTTGGGATGCATTAAGACAAACAGGAGCAACAACAAAGCAAATGTTAATTAATGCAGCTGCTGTAAAATGGGGTGTAGATGCTTCTACATGTAAAGCTTCAAAAGGAATGATAACGAATGAAAAAGGCGAAACTTTAGGTTATGGTGATGTTGTAAAGGAAGCTGCTTCTTTAGAGGTTCCGGAAAATGTAAAACTTAAAAAGCCTTCAGAGTATACAATTATAGGTAAAGACGCGATAAATGTCGACTTAAGGAATATTGTTACTGGAAAGCCATTATTCGGATTAGATTATAAAGCTGAAGGAATGTCATATGCTTCGGTTTTAAGACCACCAGCGTTTGGTCAAACATTAGTTAGTTTTGATGATACGGAAGCTAAAAAAGTAACCGGAGTAACCCAAGTAGTAAAGTTTGGCGACAAGGTAGCTGTTCTTGGAACGAATACTTGGGCTGCAATGAAGGGAAAAAAAGCCTTAAAAGCAGAATGGAGTAGCAATAAAGATTTAGAAAATACTGAGGATCATAATAGAATTCTAAACGGAATATTAGATGGAAAAGATTTTGAAGTACGCAGAAATGATGGCAATGTAGCTTCTGCATTTAAAGCGGCAGATAAGGTTATTGAAAGAACGTACCATTCTCCGTTTTTACCACATAACTGTTTAGAACCAATGAATTTCTATGCAGATGTTACATCAGAAAGAGTTCATTTAGTTGGTCCAATCCAAACACCGCAATGGACAGCTGGTAGAATAGCTAAGCTTCTAAATAGAGAAGAAAGTGAAATTGAGTTGGAAATGACTCGTATGGGAGGTGGTTTTGGAAGAAGACTCTACGGAGATTTTGCGTTGGAAGCCGCTGAAATTTCAAATCTTTCAAAAAAGCCAGTTAAGGTTGTATTCTCTAGAGAAGATGATATGACAGACGGAATTTATCGTCCTGCCATTAAATACAGAATTGCTGCATCACTCAAAGATGGAAAAATAACAGGTTATCATTTGAAGGAAGCTGCAGTTAATGGAAATATGTATGATTTAATTCCTAATTTTTTCCCTGCAGGATGTATTCCAAATTATAAAGTATCAACAAAAAACTATCAAAGTAAAATTACAACGGGTGCTTGGAGAGCTCCTTATACAAACTTCCTAGCTTATGCAGAGCAAAGTTTCTTTGATGAGATTGCTGAAGAGTTAGGAATAGATCCTTTACAGTTGCGTATAGATTTACTACAGAACGTAAAAAATACTACAGATGAAAAAATCGAATATTCTGGTCAAAGAATGGAAAATACGATTAAACTAGTAGAGGAAAAGAGTAACTGGAAAGAGCAAAAAGAAGGAGTTTATAAAGGCTTCGCTGCATACTATAGTCACAATACGCATGTTGCAGAGGTCGCAGAAATCGAAATGAAAGATGGATTACCGGTTGTTAAAAAAGTTGTTGCCGCTGTAGATTGCGGAATTGTAGTTAATCCAACGGGAGCAATCAATCAAATTCAAGGAGGTGTTCTTGATGGTATTGGGCATGCAATGTATGGAGATTTCTCTTTTAAAAATGGAAAACCATCTAAGAAGAATTTCGATACGTATAGATTAATAAGAATGAATGAAACTCCTCAAGTTGAGGTTCATTTTGTTCAAAATGAGTTGTCACCTACAGGTTTAGGTGAGCCTGGTTTACCTCCAGCAGGAGGAGCAGTTGCAAACGCTATTTATAAAGCAATGAATAGTAGGTTGTATAGTCAGCCATTTGTAAAAGAACTAGAAGAAAATAAAACTGAAGTTCGAGGTTAA